The region NNNNNNNNNNNNNNNNNNNNNNNNNNNNNNNNNNNNNNNNNNNNNNNNNNNNNNNNNNNNNNNNNNNNNNNNNNNNNNNNNNNNNNNNNNNNNNNNNNNNNNNNNNNNNNNNNNNNNNNNNNNNNNNNNNNNNNNNNNNNNNNNNNNNNNNNNNNNNNNNNNNNNNNNNNNNNNNNNNNNNNNNNNNNNNNNNNNNNNNNNNNNNNNNNNNNNNNNNNNNNNNNNNNNNNNNNNNNNNNNNNNNNNNNNNNNNNNNNNNNNNNNNNNNNNNNNNNNNNNNNNNNNNNNNNNNNNNNNNNNNNNNNNNNNNNNNNNNNNNNNNNNNNNNNNNNNNNNNNNNNNNNNNNNNNNNNNNNNNNNNNNNNNNNNNNNNNNNNNNNNNNNNNNNNNNNNNNNNNNNNNNNNNNNNNNNNNNNNNNNNNNNNNNNNNNNNNNNNNNNNNNNNNNNNNNNNNNNNNNNNNNNNNNNNNNNNNNNNNNNNNNNNNNNNNNNNNNNNNNNNNNNNNNNNNNNNNNNNNNNNNNNNNNNNNNNNNNNNNNNNNNNNNNNNNNNNNNNNNNNNNNNNNNNNNNNNNNNNNNNNNNNNNNNNNNNNNNNNNNNNNNNNNNNNNNNNNNNNNNNNNNNNNNNNNNNNNNNNNNNNNNNNNNNNNNNNNNNNNNNNNNNNNNNNNNNNNNNNNNNaaattatataaaaatataaaaaatttttttttttttttttttttttttttttttttttttttttttttcattattccttcattttgattaacaaaataaaaaaaaaaaaaaaaagatacgttttgaaatatattatatttatgtgctttatttttatattaattatgtaaattttttgtaaaatgcaaaaatataaatagaaaaaaaaaataaaacttattgaaagaaaaaatgagataaaaatgaatataacCGAAAATAACCTTCTCGAGCtattatcattaaaaaattatgattattatttaaaatattataactATGAAAATGTTGAAAGAAAACACATGTCATTTAATAACAACGgtaatatatgttattgTAACGCTTCTTTacaattaatattatctatTAAACCTTtgtgtatttatttattgaaGAAATGGAAGAAAAAATCTTTTAATACAAAATCTAAATATCAAGgtgatatattaaaatcGGTTTGTGATTTAATAGAAGAAGTATATGGTCAAAATAACtcacaaaataataacaacaataataacaataataataataataataataataataaaaaaactaaaaataagggttatataatatgtacaaataaacatataaatttattaaaaaaaataaaaaaatataatgataatattataattaatgCTCAAAATGATGCACATGAATTTTTATTGAtgttattaaattttatcAATGTAGAATGTAATAgatatttaaatataccAGATAATTTCgatataaaattaaatgataaagataataaacaaaatgCTGGAGATAAGTATTGgattaaatatttatttaaagaTAATAGTATTATAACAGATTTATTAGGatttcaaaatatttcaaGTATTACATGTATTAATTGTGGACATACCAGATATAGTTTTGAATTTTGTATTGACCTAGGATTAGAGTTTcaagaagaaaatattaaaagtaCAAATCTTATTGAtctattaaaaaataatataatacaagAAGAACATCTTTGTTATTTAGATTGTGAAAATtgtaaattaaaaaaaacaagTCGAGTcaaaaaaggaatatatagATTGCCAAATctatatatgattatatatattaaaagatttAAATGGATATATGATCAACGTActaattattataataataaaatgaaaaaaattaatacTACTCTTTTATTACCATTAGATGGAATTATTGATTTTACATCATTCTCACATATGTCAACTCATAAAACTTTAAATAAttctaaatatattatagaaaGTATTATATGCCATACAGGCAATTGTTATAATGGTCATTATACTTGTATTGTCAAATATAGCGATGGATTCTATAAATGTAACGATGAAAAAATcagaaaaataaataatcCATACAGCCCAGAAAATGTTAATGACATATATTTGTTGTTACTAAGGAGATTACCCTAAAAATctaaatgaaatatatcaaaatggtaatatatatatgtaaatattaatatgtaaatattaatatgtaaatattaatatgtaaatattaatatatatttgtatataccgcgtatttttaatattcaGCTAGCCAATATATCCAATCTGTTAATGTTACAATAccataaaaaatacatacatatatataaacatatatatataaacacatatatgtatgtattatttttgtacTAATTAAGTTTCATTTGAATCCCAatttgtaaataaataaataaatatatatatattatttttattttattttattttattttattttattttattttttatttttttttttttgtctaCGTCCTATTTGTATGTATGTGTATATTTCCCCTTTTTAATTATActttattttaaaaaaaaataaagaagatcacatatattatttattattataaaaaccGTTGTAAACAAAACATTACGTTATTATATcacaaaaataatattgtactattatttatttcgATGTCTAAATAAagttattaaaaaaattaaataaatgaatgaataaataaatgaataaataaataaatatgaacgtagtataatatatatatatatatatatatatatatattacactgtgttatttaaaatatcttcttttatgctcttatgtattaaaatataataaaaaattgaaatatatgaaaaaaataacaaaaattaaaaacatataaaaaaaaaaaataaataaataaataacataaaaatgaataaattcttcaatatatatatatatatgtgtgtgtaAGAATAGGTATGTACaagatataaatgaaaaatggtttttcaaaaaataatataaaatataaaatgcACATTTCGATGtgtatttaaaaaaaattaccaaaaaaggaaaagaaaaaaataattaaaaattaaaattaaaaatttaaataataatatacactacaaatctttatataaatatattgaatatgACTACAAAATTGTGCCTAATATTCCCTCATTCATTTCTACAAcataaacaatatatatatatatatatatatattttgaatgATCATTTTGCCTTCTTTTTtgatatatcatttttttttaaatttctTTTACTACGTTTAAGACCTTCATTTTTTGTTAAGGAATTATTTCTTAGAGTTCTTTTACTACTTTCAGATGTACCcattttaaatatataatcattattattaaaattttttttcttcttctttttttgtatatactcatgcatattattcatatctGATTCATTTGAACTATATGgttttatattacttttaAAGTCGTTTATAATACTATACATACGATCAAATTTTTcaattaatttaaaatatgcgtccttatcattttttttaattttatttaaaaatacatCATTTCCATTTTCAAAGAAATCGGTATAAATATTATCGTTTGgaataaaattattattttttaaaaatgtatacatattttctattatattattattattgtcattgttaatattataataattaaaattattatcatcattataaatattatacatattatccatattatccatattttcaatattatatatattattattcatatgaatatttttattatatatttcattttctttttctttttcttcatcttcattattatgaatattcatataatcATAATCTTCAATAACctgataattatatatactgtcatacatatttatttcttcgttcaatttttcttttatatcatcTAATATAGAAACTTCACTActtttcatattattacaaGAATTGTTCAACTCGCTATTAGAACAAACCATAGTATTCGGAGTCATCGTTGTAGCTACAGTTGCTGTAGTTATAGTAGTAACAGTCGTAGCACTTGTTGTAGTCATCTCATTGTTGTCAGTATTATTACTTTCTATATTATGGAaattactattatttatattattatcatttatattacataaattatatataccatcactatctttttctttatctaCTTCCActatttcattattatcattcatattacATGTATCTTTTAAACTATCTGAACTGAATTTCGgatcatttaaattatcCACATCACAACCaacattattatcatcatcaatattattatttacattgCTTTGTATATGTTCATTACTATTATCATTCAACTTcttttcatcattttcatctttACTATCAATATGATCTTTATCTACTGTATTGGTAATAGACGATTTTATAACTTCCTTATGATTCAATAAATCCAATATTCGTTCTTCattcttttcttttatatgCTCACCGTTTTgtatatcatttataaCTTCACTATATTTTACTTCATAAGACTTACTTAATTtcaataataaattaaatacattttcttttaataacttttttttatacaaaaaattatttatcataCCCTCAACATTTGAATTATCCATATTCATCTCTCCATTATTCAATTTACTAAATATATggttaaaaaaatttattgTCAAATTGTCATATGCACTTAAAAAActtaaaatattcttttcaAAATTAGTACTACTCCTTAAATGTTCTTGCTTACTATTTATATCAGTCAACTTTCCATATAATGAACTATTACTTTCATTCAAAAATAAGGGAACCTTATTCAAATTTACATACCCATTATAATAATCCTGAGCAGTCAAGttcttttcattatattcTCCAAATTTTTGTAAAATACACTCATatttaaacaaaatatttatgttattactataaattatattaaaatagTGATTCACAAACTTTATATAAGAACTCTTACTGCAACACACTCGCatgaaaaaatttaaataatttatcaaTTTGCTTTTCTTAATGTTCAAGTAATCACTCTGACTCATACCTTTCTTATCTAAGGGAGAAAAAAgggaaataataaaataatgaattGAACTAAGGAAAAAGGACAcgcacatatatatatatatatatatatatatgtatatgcATTGGTTCATGTAATTAGACATACGttcataaaattataaatcactgttcataatattatgcacatgttcataaaattataaatcactgttcataatattatgaacaTCTTCATGTAATTATGTACACGttcataaaattataataattgttcataatattatgcACATGTTAATGTAATTATGTACACGttcataaaattataataattgttcataatattatgaacaagctcataaaattatattcactgttcataatattatgcacatgttcataaaattataatctctgttcataatattatgaacaTCTTCATGTAATTATGTACACgttcataatattatgcACATGTTAATGTAATTGTGTATGCGTTCATAAAAGTATAATGAAtgttcataatattatgaacaTCTTCATGTAATTATGTACACgttcataatattatgaacatcttcatataattatgtacacgctcataaaattataatcactgttcataatattatgcACACGCTAATGTAATTATGTATGCGttcataaaattataatgaatgttcataatattatgtaaattctcataatattatgtacATTCTCATGTAATTATGTAAATTctcataatattatgtacATTCTCGTGTAATTATCTACatgttcatataattataataatgatggAATAACATATTAATCACTTctcataatattataagaatCCGTGTTATAATTACA is a window of Plasmodium gaboni strain SY75 chromosome 4, whole genome shotgun sequence DNA encoding:
- a CDS encoding hypothetical protein (conserved Plasmodium protein, unknown function), encoding MFKTEENNNNYLNNLNLKGKVCSDFSLSNTPSDDRMNITDNKVYNSDKEKNLNDKGSFKLDNCYEGDINSSTSSNINCNNVVSSNNNSTNGDSNLDTLQMLDSLNYWYGSSFSKENILKKNKNFLSGDKKGMSQSDYLNIKKSKLINYLNFFMRVCCSKSSYIKFVNHYFNIIYSNNINILFKYECILQKFGEYNEKNLTAQDYYNGYVNLNKVPLFLNESNSSLYGKLTDINSKQEHLRSSTNFEKNILSFLSAYDNLTINFFNHIFSKLNNGEMNMDNSNVEGMINNFLYKKKLLKENVFNLLLKLSKSYEVKYSEVINDIQNGEHIKEKNEERILDLLNHKEVIKSSITNTVDKDHIDSKDENDEKKLNDNSNEHIQSNVNNNIDDDNNVGCDVDNLNDPKFSSDSLKDTCNMNDNNEIVEVDKEKDSDGIYNLCNINDNNINNSNFHNIESNNTDNNEMTTTSATTVTTITTATVATTMTPNTMVCSNSELNNSCNNMKSSEVSILDDIKEKLNEEINMYDSIYNYQVIEDYDYMNIHNNEDEEKEKENEIYNKNIHMNNNIYNIENMDNMDNMYNIYNDDNNFNYYNINNDNNNNIIENMYTFLKNNNFIPNDNIYTDFFENGNDVFLNKIKKNDKDAYFKLIEKFDRMYSIINDFKSNIKPYSSNESDMNNMHEYIQKKKKKKNFNNNDYIFKMGTSESSKRTLRNNSLTKNEGLKRSKRNLKKNDISKKKAK
- a CDS encoding putative ubiquitin specific protease; amino-acid sequence: MNITENNLLELLSLKNYDYYLKYYNYENVERKHMSFNNNGNICYCNASLQLILSIKPLCIYLLKKWKKKSFNTKSKYQGDILKSVCDLIEEVYGQNNSQNNNNNNNNNNNNNNNNKKTKNKGYIICTNKHINLLKKIKKYNDNIIINAQNDAHEFLLMLLNFINVECNRYLNIPDNFDIKLNDKDNKQNAGDKYWIKYLFKDNSIITDLLGFQNISSITCINCGHTRYSFEFCIDLGLEFQEENIKSTNLIDLLKNNIIQEEHLCYLDCENCKLKKTSRVKKGIYRLPNLYMIIYIKRFKWIYDQRTNYYNNKMKKINTTLLLPLDGIIDFTSFSHMSTHKTLNNSKYIIESIICHTGNCYNGHYTCIVKYSDGFYKCNDEKIRKINNPYSPENVNDIYLLLLRRLP